CGGCCGGCAACCCGGGGGCGTACGCGTCGGTCACCAGCGACGGCGTCGACCGGATGCCCCCGCAGTCCCCGACCGGTCTCAACGTCGTCACCCGCCCCGGCTACACCGACCTGCACTGGCACCAGCCCGACAGCTTCTCCGAGGACTACGACAACGGCGGGGACTACCGCGTGTACCGCTCGCCCGGCAAGACGTTCGACCCGGCAGCGCGCACCCAGGTAACCTGCGTCGCGGAGCAGAGCGACGACGCCGGCAATGGCGGCAACTGCTACGACATGGGCATGCCCGCGAACACGTACGTGGCGTACGCCGTCACGGCGGTGGACCCGTACGGCAACGAGTCGGCGTACTCCGCCCCGCTCGTCGTCCGCACCGGCGACACCGTGGCACCCGGACCGGTCACCGGCGTGACGGTCACCCCGCGCAACGACGGCATGCTGGTGGGCTGGGCCGCCTCACCCGAGGACGACATCGACGAGTACGTGGTGTGGAAGGGCGTCCGGCAGGCCGACGGTACGGTCAAGTGGCTCGGCCCCGACACCTGCTCGGAGGGTACGAGCAACTGGCTCGCGATCCTCTGCGGCAACCTGCCGGACGGTGAGACGCACGTGTACGCGGTGGTGGCCAAGGACCACTGGGGCAACACGCTGCACCCGCGCGACCCGAAGGTCACCGTGGCCGAGGTCAGCGAACTCGACGTCCGGCCCTCCGTGACCGTCACCCGGGACTGGAGCCTCGGCACTCTGGGCCACAACCGTACGGCCACTCGTCCGTCCGTCGACTGGCAGTGCACCGACACGACCCGCTGCCCCACGGTCACCGGTTACCGTGTAAGCCGGTGGAACCCGGCGGCCAAGACATACGAACCCCAGCACGACGGACTGCTCCCAACGGGCTCCCGGACGTGGCAGGACGCCACGGCGACGAAGGGGAACACGTACTTCTACACGCTTGAGGCGGTGACGGCCGACGGCACCGTCGTGGGGACATACCCGTGGTACACCGTCTTCCAGGACCGCGTCTGAGCTTGTCCTACCCTTGAAGCGCGTCGGATCTGATCATTCGTAGGATCGGGGAGCCCAGGAGTTCCGGGCGTGGCTGTGAGCTTGTCGCCGCTTGCTAAGGGCTGTCCCGCAATTCCCGGCGGGCGCGCGGCGACAGCTACGGCACCTCGCCGCGTTGTCGGAACGTCCCCATACGTCCAGTATGCGGACGTCCCTCCGCCTTGCGATGCACCGCATCTGACGCCGCACGCTGATCCACCGGGAATTGCGGGACAGCCCTTAGCTCAAAGAACTTGGCCGCCAGGAGCCCCGCGACGACTCGAACGCTGATTGGGATACGCAACTTGATCGCTTCGTAGGACAAGATCGGCTTGTCGCTTGAGGTCCGGCGTCGAAAGCGGCTCGAACCTGATCGGCGTTTTCGCAGTTCAGCGGACGGCGGCCTTCGACTGATCCCTGTGCTCCGTCACAGAGGTAGAGGATCAGCGCGAAGGCCGTGGTCTGGATCTTCAGCAGCCGTCACCCCTACGCCTCGCCTTGGCTACGCTGGTGCCAGCCCCTCCGGCCCCTGTTGCCGGCACTCGTCGCCCGCACCACCCGCCGCGACCTACGGGCCCACTCCGGCGGGGCGAGGTCTTCCCGCGGCGCCGTCCTGGGCACCGGAGGGCACGCCGACTGGAACTCCTACCGGGCCTCCCGCTCCGCTCCTCGGTCCGACCCGTAGGACAATCGGCCTCGGTCCACGACCGCGGTCCGAGTCCTGGAAGACCGGCCCTGAACGCCTTCGATATCACCTTCGACGGCCGCCTCTCCGCAGCCCGTCAGTAGCCCTCAACAACCCTAGTTACACCGCTCTTTTGACAGACCCGTTCGGCGCTGAGGAGATCTTCCGGGTGCCGAAGGAAGGCGCCGCCTTCTACCTCGGCCTGCGCATCGGCAACACCGGCCTCGGGCTAGGGCCTGTCTCCCTGACTGTCTACAGGATGGGACGTTTACGGGTGGTTCATGGTGGTGCCGTCAGGATTCCGCCTGAAGGCGGCTTCTAGAACGTCGGAGGGGTCTTCCTCGGGGACCGTGGTGCGCACGAGGACCCGGAGGACGGCTGCGGGTGCGGGTGCGGGTGCGGGTGCGACTGCGACTGCGACTGCGACTGCGACTGCGACATCACGCTCCACGCCGCCGAGGGGGGTACACCTTCTACCGGGGCGACTGCGCGTGGTCGATCGTCAAGGACTCCGACGGGCGCGACCTCGGTGACGGCTCTGCGGTCTACGACGCTCACGAGGCCCTGAGCGTCAACCTCAAGACCGCCCACCCGCAGCAGCTCGCCGACAGCGTTCTGCGGATCATCACGGACGATCAGCAGGAGCTGGCCGGCTTCCCCCTCGGGCTGCGCAGCGTGTCCACCGGCGGATCCTGACGAACGTCAGGGGCGCGTCCGGTTCCGCCACCACCAGTGGCGGCGCGCAGCCACCACCATCGAGCCGGGCGACGGCGACGGCGGCGTGTATGGGCTGGGCAGTTGGGTCACCGAGCAGCGCCGCGCATTCAAGGCCGGGACCCTCAAGCCGTGGCGCGCCGACCTGCTCAACGAGGTGGGGACGATCTGGCCGGTCGCGGACGCCTCGTTCTGGAAGAACCTCACCGCGGCCCGCGACTACTACGCGGCGCACGGCAGCCTCGCCTGCCCCAGGGGCGCGGTGTGGGACGGGGTGGCGGTGGGCCAGTGGATCGCCAATCTCCGCAAGGCCGGCGGGCTCGGCAGCGACCCCGTACGGGCCGACACCCGGCGCCGGGCCCTGGAAGCGATCGACCCGGACTGGAACCCGCGGTGGCCCGTCGAATGGCGGCGCCACTACGCCGCCGCCCGCGTCCTCCTCGGTGAGGAGCAGGGCCCGGCCGAAGTCCTGCCCGGCGTCACCGTCAACGGACTCGACATCGGCACCTGGATCCACCGGCAGACCGACCCCGACGTCTGGAACACCCTGCTTCCCGAGCAGTCCGAGCGCCTCACCGCACTCGGGCTCACCCTCCGGAGTGCCCCGGCCGCCCCGGCCGGGAAGGGGGCCGGGGCGTTCGAGCGGGGTATCGCCGCGCTCACCCAGTACGCGGCGCCGGAGGGGCGGGTCGTCGTATCGAGGGCGCACATCGAGGAGACACCCCACGGACCCGTCCGGCTCGGCACCTGGATGAGCAACACCCGCAGCCGGCGGGAGAAGCTGACCAGCGAGCAGCTCGCCGCGCTCGACGTCGACTGGGCGACCGCGACCTGACACACCCGCAGGGGCAGGGTCCGGTGCCGGTGGCTTCCGCCACCGGCACCGTCGGTTCGGGCCGTACTCCGAAAGACCCGCCCTGACCCGCACACTCATACGGCACGGACTACTCCGAACCCTATCCGGCAGGGTTTAGCCGAAGAGGCTGTTCCACCAGGTCTTCAGGCTGTCCACCGCCTTGCCGAACCAGCTGACGACGCTGTCCCACCACTCCTTGATCTGCTCGGCGAGCTTGGTGAAGAAGTCCTTCACCGCGCCCCAGAGGTTGTTGACGATCCAGTCACCGGCGTCGTAGAAGGCCTGAGCGATCCTGCTCTGCTTCCCCGGGTGCGCGTGGCCGGATGCCTTGAGCTTGTTGGCTGTGTCGTTCTGGTCCTGGGTGAACTTGTCGATGTTGTCTTGCTTCTGCTTGTCGATCAGGTCGTCGAACGCGTCCCCGCTGAGCTTCTCGTTCTTGTAGTCCTCCGAGATGCTGGCGATGTGGTCAGTCTGTCCGTCGGCCTGATCGGAGTTGGCCTGGCGGGAGGTGGCGAACGCGTCGATGGAGTCCTGGGGCAGGTCGGTGTAGTCGTCGTTGCTGCCGCCGTCGAACCCCTCGGGCCAGACGAAGGGTGCCGGCTTCGGCCCGCCGGCCGTGAGCGCGGCGAGAGATGCCTGGTGGTGCGCGTTGATCCGGTCGATGAGGTCGTCGAACTCATCGTTGGTCAGCTGCGTGGCAGCGGAGGTCTGAGCGGTCATGACTCACCTGTCTCTTGATGGCTGTTCAGCTGCTGAGGGCACGGCTGGCCCCGGGGCAGAGGCAGCGTCGGACTTCCAGGACTTCTCCCTCTGGAAGTCCGAACGAATTACCGGCCCGGCTTCGGCTGAACCGTATTGTTTTGCAACGGAAAAAGGACCTGCGAAATACGGGACTATTTCTACCCCGAACCGGACCGCTCCCGCCACCCGCACCTGCCGGTACACGCAGCTCAGGGCAGGTAAGCACCCGAAGGGATGATGACCGGGAATGATTTGACCAGCACACCCCGACTGCGGGAAGAATTTCAATTCTCAATGGTCGCCATTTCATCTACAATGAATTCTTAGAAGAATTCAGGACACCGGGCAACAGCTTCCCGCCACTTGCTGACGGACGGCCTGCCCTCATGACGCCCGACTTGCTCACCGGCCTCAACCTCCTGGCGCTCGACCGCCCCACCCACCGATGGACAGCGCCGCCCCCAAGCTCCGCGGGCTCTCGCGAGCAGTGCCACCGCAGCCTCGCGCACCTACCCGGCCGCGCCAATCACGCGGCCCACCGGCACCCCCACCCTGGCCCACCGCCTCAACCGGGCCGCAGGCGTCCAACCGGCCGGAGTGGACCAGAACGGATGCCACTCGATCCGGACCGATCGCAGGACCAGACGGCGGCGCAGCTCGGTGGCACGACGAGGACTCGGGGCAGACCCAAGCGCTGAGCAACTCGCCACGCTTGGGGTGGAGCAGCGTCGACCTGACCCGCACACAGGTCGGGGCCCGGTGCCGGTGACGAAACGTCACCGGCACCGTCGATTCAGGTCGTACTCCGAAAGACCCGCCCTGACCCGCACACTCATACGGCACGGACTACCCCGGACCGTCCGGCGAACCGTCGCTGTCGTCGCCCGACAGCCACGCAATGACGCGACAATCGGGCCGCGGCCGCGACCCACTCCACGGACAACGATCAGCGGCGCGTCCCGCTGACCTGAGCGCCCGCGGGCACCGGCGCGTACACGGTGTCCTCCCGGCCGACATGGGTCTGGTCCTGCCGGGCACGTACATGCTCTTCGCCCTGGACGCCCAGGGGTGCCCAGCACCGCCCGCTTCATCACCGTCACTGACCCCGCGGCGGGATGACGGCCGAACCGCGTGACGGCCGAACGGCGGCTATAGGCGGCTTGATCACTTTTCGTTCACCTCGGGGTAAAACCCGGTCACTTTACGGCGCTAGAGTGCTCGTTCCCAGGTTTGAGGATTTCCGTCCGGTTCAGGTGCGGGACCGCCTGGCCAGCCGGTGTGCTCGCGCCGAGCCGGGCCCGCGGCCCGGGCGGCAGGCCGGGGTCCCACCTGCCGTTCCGAGAGAGAGTGCCTCCTTCCATGTTCAACAGAGATCGCCGCAGCATGCGGCTGGTCTTCGCAGCCGTGGCCGCGCTCACGGCCGCGCTCGTCGCCTCCGTCCTCCCAGGGGCGGCCGTCGCCGCGCCGGGACCGCCCAACCGGCTCGGACCGGTCCAGATGCAGAACGCCTTGAACGGCCTCGCCGTGGACGCCGAGGCCGGGGACATGGAGGAGGGTCGCAAGATCCTCCAGTTCACGTACGGCGGTCGGCACGGGCAGCAGTGGTGGTTCGAGGCCGCGACCGGCTCCTCGTACTACCTCAAGAGCAACGTCAACGGCGCCTACTGCATCGGCCTCGACGGCACGCTCGCCGTCCTGAAGCTGTGCGGCGGCGACGGTACGACCTGGGAATTCGACCAGGTCCAGGCCGATACCTACCTGCTGAAGACTCCCGGCGGCGAGCAGTACCTCACGTCCCCCACCACGGCGGGCGGCAAGTCCAACAGCGGCGTCCAGCTCGCCCTCGGGGGCCGCGCCGAAGCCGACACCGGCCGCGGCCACTGGCACCTGACCGACCTGGTGCTGGAGGAGTACACCCCGCCGGCCGACCCGCGGCTCGACCAGGCGACGTTCCTCACCACGCACAACGCCTTCAACTCCTACGGGGACGGCTTCGTCTTCCCCAACCAGTCCCGCAGCATGGCCACCCAGCTGGACGAGGGTGTCCGCGGCATGATGCTGGACGTCTACGACGGCAGTGAACCCGAGGATCCATTGCGCATGTGCCACGGCACCTGCGTGGTCGGCGGCAACCGCGTCTTCCAGGACGGACTGGCCGACATCGTGACGTTCCTGCAGAAGGACGCCGACGCTGTAGTCACCGTCTTCATCGAGGACAGGGTCGCCGACCGGGCGAAGATGGCCGGCGAGATGGCCGCCATACCCGGCCTGAAGGAGCTGGTCTTCGACCCCGAGGTGCAGGGGGTGGCCACCCACGGCTGGCCGACCCTGTCGCAAATGAAGGGCTTGGACAAGCGGCTACTGATCTTCTCGGACCACAGTGACGTCCCCGAGGTCGGGGTCCGCCTCCAGCGCAACTGGACGGTCGAGAACTTCTGGAGCATGGGCGGCCTCGCGGGCAACAAGGACTGCTACACCCGCTGGGACGAGATCCCGCTCACGCGGCAGGAGCCCGGCTTCACCCGGCTGTTCGTGATGAACCAGTTCCGCGACGCCCCCACCGTCATCACCGCCGCCATCGACAACGGCGGCTCCCTGGTCGACCGGGCGCTGAACATCTGCGGCCCGGCCGCCCGCAAGACGCCCAACTACGTCGCCGTCGACTTCTACGAGCTGCCCCTCGGCGGCTCCACCCACCGCGCCATCGAGACCATCGGCCGCCACCGGTACACCTCCGAGGCCGCCGCGAACCCGAACCCGCCCTCCCAGCTGCTGAGCGCCTACAACCGCAAGGCGCAGCTGCCCGGCATGCCGAACTGGTCGGCCGCCGGCTACCGCGGCGGCAGCCCGCTGCCCGGCGAGGCGCAGCACACCGGTGACGAGGCATGCCGCATCACCCCGGAAGAGCTCGACGGCACCTACGGCGTCAAGCCGGACGACGAGGCCGACGACTCCGTCGGCCTCCAGCGGGCCATCGACGACATCCGCACCCGGTGCGGGGGCGCCGCGCAGTTCGAGCGTCTGTCGCTGATCACCCTGCCCGCCGGCAACCTGAACGTCAGCCGCCAGATCTCCGTGGACGCCAGCTACCTGACCATCCGCGGTCAGGGCAGCGACCCGGCCCGGCCCGGGGGCACCCGGATCGTGTTCCGCCCCGACGACAGCACCAAGTACGACACCCTGACCTCGGACGGCAGCCGCTGGGACCAGGACGCCATGTCCTACGGGTCGGGCGCGGACACCGGCAAGGGCGGCTGGATGTGGCCCGGCCGCGGCCTGTTCCGCGTCTCGACCCGCGAGGTCGCCCCCCGGTACGCGGACGAGCTGGCCGCCGCCCCCGCCAACCGCAAGGACCTCTTCGAGGGCTCGGTCAACCAGCACTGGGCCTCTGGCGTGAAGCTGCGGACCTCCGCGGCCGCGCCGGGCTTCTCCGCAAAGGAGGGCGACCGGGTCGTCCACCTCGACGCCAAGGCCGACCCGGCCCGCTTCCCGGTCGGCGGGCACGTGTGGGTGGGCGCTGCTAACAGCCGGAAGTTCTACGCTCTCCAGAGCGCCACGGACGAGGGCCGGTACGAGAACCTGCACATGCGCCAGCAGGTCTTCCGCATCAGCTCCGTCGATGTGGCGAACCGTACGCTGACCCTGGACAAGCCGCTGGAATTCGACCTCCCGGTGGACTCCACCTCGGACGGCTCCGCCGCGA
The nucleotide sequence above comes from Streptomyces sp. NBC_01116. Encoded proteins:
- a CDS encoding PA14 domain-containing protein, translated to MTAAPATAAVTCISPVWKAQYFGNSTFSGTPKRTACDTAISESYGRGDPAGVTLPKDNFSVRWSLERDFGSGGPFRLSAATQDGMRVYVDGVRKIDLWKNVSTTARRTVDLTIPAGKHTIRVDYVAWTGVANAAFTYTPRTEAAVDTVKPLAPTGLTAAYDGATTRTTLRWSANKEMDLAGYRVYRRLSTTSWAKVSGTSLLTTRSFADAPPATGQTFLYEVRAVDKAGRESTGSPDVTATTIDRTGPAAPTGLVVTTGDGWYDTLNWRKAADTAKYEVYASLVPTGPFELRGTTTATSYRTDGAVNKNTYYRVRALDAAGNPGAYASVTSDGVDRMPPQSPTGLNVVTRPGYTDLHWHQPDSFSEDYDNGGDYRVYRSPGKTFDPAARTQVTCVAEQSDDAGNGGNCYDMGMPANTYVAYAVTAVDPYGNESAYSAPLVVRTGDTVAPGPVTGVTVTPRNDGMLVGWAASPEDDIDEYVVWKGVRQADGTVKWLGPDTCSEGTSNWLAILCGNLPDGETHVYAVVAKDHWGNTLHPRDPKVTVAEVSELDVRPSVTVTRDWSLGTLGHNRTATRPSVDWQCTDTTRCPTVTGYRVSRWNPAAKTYEPQHDGLLPTGSRTWQDATATKGNTYFYTLEAVTADGTVVGTYPWYTVFQDRV
- a CDS encoding helicase associated domain-containing protein, whose protein sequence is MYGLGSWVTEQRRAFKAGTLKPWRADLLNEVGTIWPVADASFWKNLTAARDYYAAHGSLACPRGAVWDGVAVGQWIANLRKAGGLGSDPVRADTRRRALEAIDPDWNPRWPVEWRRHYAAARVLLGEEQGPAEVLPGVTVNGLDIGTWIHRQTDPDVWNTLLPEQSERLTALGLTLRSAPAAPAGKGAGAFERGIAALTQYAAPEGRVVVSRAHIEETPHGPVRLGTWMSNTRSRREKLTSEQLAALDVDWATAT
- a CDS encoding glycoside hydrolase, giving the protein MFNRDRRSMRLVFAAVAALTAALVASVLPGAAVAAPGPPNRLGPVQMQNALNGLAVDAEAGDMEEGRKILQFTYGGRHGQQWWFEAATGSSYYLKSNVNGAYCIGLDGTLAVLKLCGGDGTTWEFDQVQADTYLLKTPGGEQYLTSPTTAGGKSNSGVQLALGGRAEADTGRGHWHLTDLVLEEYTPPADPRLDQATFLTTHNAFNSYGDGFVFPNQSRSMATQLDEGVRGMMLDVYDGSEPEDPLRMCHGTCVVGGNRVFQDGLADIVTFLQKDADAVVTVFIEDRVADRAKMAGEMAAIPGLKELVFDPEVQGVATHGWPTLSQMKGLDKRLLIFSDHSDVPEVGVRLQRNWTVENFWSMGGLAGNKDCYTRWDEIPLTRQEPGFTRLFVMNQFRDAPTVITAAIDNGGSLVDRALNICGPAARKTPNYVAVDFYELPLGGSTHRAIETIGRHRYTSEAAANPNPPSQLLSAYNRKAQLPGMPNWSAAGYRGGSPLPGEAQHTGDEACRITPEELDGTYGVKPDDEADDSVGLQRAIDDIRTRCGGAAQFERLSLITLPAGNLNVSRQISVDASYLTIRGQGSDPARPGGTRIVFRPDDSTKYDTLTSDGSRWDQDAMSYGSGADTGKGGWMWPGRGLFRVSTREVAPRYADELAAAPANRKDLFEGSVNQHWASGVKLRTSAAAPGFSAKEGDRVVHLDAKADPARFPVGGHVWVGAANSRKFYALQSATDEGRYENLHMRQQVFRISSVDVANRTLTLDKPLEFDLPVDSTSDGSAAIDGTVYPSKVTPLKMVVGVGFENFSFTQDMPGMPPEQARHNYGNLAPAYAMHGLVFKWAADSWARGVRAEMTGSHPIVTEVAKNLQFERNHLDGAWNKGKGGNGYFRGSRVWDSLYALNTTRNLRHFTLQWSASGNVVYGNDFDSDLNLHGGWERRNLFENNTVRVPYEHYSGNCTARCGGEGGDVEAGTWYPIWWAAGAKALKWSGSSGPQNVFHNNTLSKQLTPGGPYTDYLPYGRTGAGAQPVYQFGSAPGDPSRFQHLTQGGSPIADWNGREKADFTAGAGVDSTHTAPLTSVFLRNAG